A single window of Microbispora hainanensis DNA harbors:
- a CDS encoding SLC13 family permease, giving the protein MATGLRRLSVLDWIRFGLLAAGLVFVATGLLPAEEARASVERIAPLLLFLGAVIVLAELTKEAQVFDVIATRLAIVGRGSYAALFFLCTAFASLVTIVLNLDTTAVLLTPVMLALAPRAKIAPLPLVMTTVWLANTASLLLPVSNLTNLLAMNRVALTTQEFAARMWAPQAASIVVTMAFLWAFYWRRGERGEDRYVAPPPVPVADRVLFGVAGVACLLFITAILAGVEIGVAALVAAVAVVAAFAWRDRAKLVWGLIPWRLLVFVTGLFLVVPTLSRLGLADVMRALVGLGGDGDGAYRAAAAGAALSNVLNNLPAYVAGEQVIPAANHTQLLSLLAGTNLGPVITPWGSLATLLWFEWCRRGDVRVPLAKFVATGAGLALTGLAATVTVLILTA; this is encoded by the coding sequence GTGGCGACCGGGCTGCGGCGATTGAGTGTTCTCGACTGGATCAGGTTCGGGCTGCTCGCCGCGGGCCTGGTCTTCGTGGCCACCGGCCTGCTGCCCGCGGAGGAGGCGAGGGCCAGCGTCGAACGCATCGCCCCGCTTCTGCTGTTCCTCGGCGCGGTGATCGTGCTGGCCGAGCTGACCAAGGAGGCGCAGGTCTTCGACGTCATCGCGACCCGCCTCGCGATCGTCGGCCGGGGGAGCTACGCCGCTCTCTTCTTTCTCTGCACGGCCTTCGCCTCGCTGGTCACGATCGTCTTGAACCTGGACACGACGGCCGTACTGCTGACGCCGGTCATGCTGGCCCTGGCGCCGCGCGCGAAGATCGCGCCGCTGCCGCTCGTGATGACCACGGTCTGGCTGGCCAACACCGCGAGCCTGCTGCTGCCGGTCTCCAACCTCACCAACCTGCTCGCGATGAACCGGGTGGCGCTGACCACGCAGGAGTTCGCCGCGCGCATGTGGGCGCCCCAGGCGGCGTCGATCGTGGTGACGATGGCGTTCCTTTGGGCGTTCTACTGGCGGCGCGGCGAGCGGGGCGAGGACCGTTACGTGGCGCCGCCCCCGGTGCCGGTGGCCGACCGGGTGCTGTTCGGCGTCGCGGGGGTGGCATGCCTGCTCTTCATCACCGCGATCCTCGCGGGCGTGGAGATCGGCGTGGCGGCCCTCGTCGCGGCGGTCGCGGTGGTCGCCGCCTTCGCCTGGCGCGACCGGGCCAAGCTCGTGTGGGGCCTGATCCCCTGGCGGCTGCTGGTCTTCGTCACCGGGCTCTTCCTCGTGGTCCCGACGCTCAGCCGCCTCGGCCTGGCCGACGTGATGCGCGCGCTCGTCGGCCTGGGCGGCGACGGGGACGGCGCCTACCGCGCGGCCGCCGCCGGAGCGGCGCTGTCCAACGTGCTCAACAACCTCCCGGCGTACGTCGCGGGCGAGCAGGTGATCCCCGCGGCCAACCACACGCAGCTGCTGTCGCTGCTCGCAGGCACCAACCTGGGCCCGGTGATCACGCCCTGGGGCTCGCTCGCGACGCTGCTGTGGTTCGAGTGGTGCCGTCGCGGAGACGTACGGGTGCCGCTGGCCAAGTTCGTCGCCACCGGTGCCGGCCTCGCCCTGACCGGCCTCGCCGCCACGGTGACCGTCCTGATCCTCACCGCCTGA